A single Arachidicoccus sp. BS20 DNA region contains:
- the rpmB gene encoding 50S ribosomal protein L28, which produces MARVCQVTGKKPIVGNNVSHSNIKTKRRFLPNLQTKRFFFAEEDRWITLKLSADAIRTINKNGLATVVKQLRAEGVKI; this is translated from the coding sequence ATGGCAAGAGTATGTCAGGTTACAGGAAAAAAACCAATTGTGGGTAATAATGTTTCTCACTCAAACATTAAAACCAAGCGTCGTTTTTTACCTAATTTACAAACTAAACGTTTCTTCTTCGCAGAAGAAGACCGTTGGATTACCTTGAAATTGTCAGCAGATGCTATTCGTACTATCAATAAAAACGGATTGGCAACTGTTGTAAAACAATTGAGAGCAGAAGGTGTTAAAATCTAA